A genomic segment from Salmo trutta chromosome 38, fSalTru1.1, whole genome shotgun sequence encodes:
- the LOC115178794 gene encoding oocyte zinc finger protein XlCOF6-like translates to MSVPKSTESPGSGCGVPAQRSAQQCPEMVSVKLEDCSQTLELNVIVKEEWEERGIKEEIQVQEVDQRTVKEEVEMAVKEEHERTVEEEEEEEEEQAVKEEVEEERAVTEEEQGERAVKEEQEERTVKEEQGERAVKEEQEERTVKEEQGERAVKKEEHEESEVKEEDENRDVSAPDLEEEEEEVDSITDPGESSHPGSDSDPSSTASGNHKQHRQRNSRQKHHHCMDCLTSFYEPEELRRHTCRPHPCSDCRGSFICPIHIKSHQQTLKIKKTYPCAHCEKSFQTPSSLKTHQLNHTGKKSYHCFQCGKRFCRVDALKAHQRIHTGEKPFHCSQCWKSFSDIGNRNKHQRIHTGEKTYHCSECGKSFNQLSHLKPHQLTHTSEKPFNCSQCGKGFSLSSYLKKHQVMHTEEKPYSCDHCGKSFKLEGILKRHQRIHSGEKTYHCSECGKCFSLSSYLKRHQLTHTGLKSHHTGIKSHHCTHCGKSFSKKADLKKHQRIHTGEKPFNCSQCGKSFNEKGNLKQHQRKHSGEKPFHCSQCGKSFSWVIDLKKHQKVHKEEKPFHCSQCGKSFNEKGNLKQHQRKHSGEKPYSCDQCGNCFKWKQSLKEHQKAKHSAVPDHGLIIVLPSWASTSN, encoded by the exons ATGTCTGTACCCAAGTCCACAGAGTCCCCAGGTTCTGGCTGTGGTGTTCCAGCCCAGAGAAGCGCACAGCAGTGTCCAGAGATGGtctcagtgaagctggaagactgcagtcaaacactggaactTAATGTGATTGtcaaagaggaatgggaggaaaGAGGAATCAAGGAGGAGATACAAGTAcaagaggtggatcagagaacaGTCAAAGAGGAAGTAGAGATGGCAGTCAAAGAAGAGCATGAGAGAACAGtcgaagaagaggaggaggaggaggaggagcaagcAGTCAAAGAAGAAGTGGAGGAAGAGCGAGCAGTCACTgaagaggagcagggggagagagcagtcaaagaagagcaggaggagagaacagtcaaagaagagcagggggagagagcagtcaaagaagagcaggaggagagaacagtcaaagaagagcagggggagagagcagTTAAAAAAGAAGAGCACGAGGAGAGCGAAGTCAAAGAAGAAGATGAGAACAGAGATGTGTCTGCTCCAGatctagaggaagaggaggaagaagtagATAGTATCACTGACCCAG GAGAGAGCTCCCATCCAGGCTCAGACAGCGATCCCAGTTCCACAGCATCAGGAAACCATAaacaacacagacagaggaaCTCAAGACAGAAACATCACCACTGCATGGACTGCTTGACCAGTTTCTATGAGCCAGAGGAGTTGAGAAGACACACTTGTAGACCCCACCCCTGTTCAGATTGCAGAGGCAGTTTTATTTGTCCAATTCACATCAAATCACACCAACAAACtctcaaaataaagaaaacctacCCGTGTGCTCATTGTGAGAAGAGTTTTCAGACGCCAAGCAGCTTGAAGACACACCAGCTTAATCACACGGGAAAGAAGTCGTACCACTGCTTTCAGTGTGGGAAGAGGTTCTGTCGTGTAGACGCCTTAAAGGctcaccagagaatacacacaggagagaagccttttcaCTGTTCTCAGTGTTGGAAGAGCTTCAGTGATATAGGAAATCGAAataaacaccagagaatacacacaggagagaagactTACCATTGCTCTGAGTGCGGGAAAAGTTTCAATCAGTTATCACATTTAAAACCACACCAGCTAACTCACACTAGTGAGAAGCCTTTTAACTGCTCTCAGTGTGGCAAGGGTTTCAGTCTGTCATCATATCTGAAGAAGCACCAGGTAATGCACACAgaagagaaaccatatagctgtgatcattgtgggaagagttttaaatTGGAAGGAATCCTTAAGCGtcatcagagaatacacagtgGAGAGAAGACTTACCACTGCTCAGAGTGTGGGAAGTGTTTCAGTTTGTCATCATATCTGAAGAGACATCAGCTAACTCACACAGGATTAAAGTCACACCACACAGGAATAAAGTCACACCACTGCACCcactgtgggaagagcttcagtaAGAAAGCTGACCTAAAGAaacatcagagaatacacacaggggagaagcctttcaactgctcccaatgtgggaagagctttaatGAGAAAGGAAATCTAAAGCAACACCAGAGAAAACactcaggagagaagcctttccactgctcccaatgtggaaaaAGCTTCAGTTGGGTAATAGACCTAAAGAAACATCAGAAAGTACACAAAGAggagaagcctttccactgctcccaatgtgggaagagcttcaatgaGAAAGGAAATCTAAAGCAACACCAGAGAAAACACTCTGGGGAGAAACCGtacagctgtgatcagtgtgggaattGTTTTAAATGGAAACAAAGCCTGAAGGAACATCAGAAGGCAAAGCACAGTGCAGTGCCAGACCATGGGCTTATAATTGTGTTGCCAAGCTGGGCATCTACATCTAATTAA